Genomic window (Asticcacaulis excentricus CB 48):
GGGGCTGGTGGCCGCCTATCCCTTTATGAAGCGCATCACCTGGTGGCCTCAGGCGTGGCTAGGGCTGACCTTCAACTGGGGCTTTCTAATGGGCGTCGCCACTATGAAGGGAACGCTGAGCCTTGCCGCCGTGCTCTTCTACGCGGGTCTGATCTTCTGGACCCTGGGCTACGACACCATCTACGCCTATCAGGACATAGAAGACGACGCCATGATCGGCGTCAAATCCTCGGCCCGCGCCTTAGGGGCCAAAGGCAAAAGCGGGGTTTCACTCTTTTACGCCGCCGCCGTGGCCCTGACCGGCATAGGGGCCATAGTCGGCGGCCTGAGCTGGCCGCTGTATGCCGGGCTTGCGGCCGTCTGTCTGCACCTGTTCTGGCAGGTCAACACCTTGCGAATCGATGACAACGCGCGTCTTCTGAAACTGTTCAAGGCGAATCGCGACACCGGCCTGTTGTGGGTCACGGCCATACTGATCGGCCACTGGTCAGCTTAATCAATGGGCGACCCTAAGGAGTTAGACATGCGGATGAGACCGCACCTGCTGATCACGGTCGCGTTTTGCGCACTGACGCTGGCGTCGTGCTCGCGCAAGGACGAGGCGCGCAAAGATGACGCCCCGCCTGTGGCCGCCGCACCGCTTGAGTTTGCGCAGACAACCCCGGACGCCGAAGTCAAGCTGACCTTCCCCGAAGCGATCAAAGCCTTCCCGGACCTGCACAACCGCCTCTATGCCGAAGGCCAGAGCGAGCTGAAGGCCTTTGGCGATCAGGCCGCCAAGGATCGTAAGGAACTGAGCGCCGCCGGTTCCGAGCCGCCACCCTATTTCCGTTCGATCACCTGGACCCTGCCCGCGCAGTCCGAGCATCTGGCCTCGCTCTATGCCGAGCAGTCGGAATTTACCGGCGGCGCGCACCCCAACGCCAATTATCAGAGCGTGCTGTGGGACAAGACCGCCAAACAGGCCATCGACGCGCGGCTATTGTTCGCACCCAATGCCGATCTCGCTGCGGCTGACGCCTTCCTGTGTCGCCAGATCGAGGCTGAGCGGTCGCGCCGCAATCAGACCCCGACGACGCAGACCGCCACCGGCTTTACCTGCCCCAAGCTGATCGACAGCCATCTGGCGCTGGTGGCTTCGACCTCCTCTGGCAAGATCGGCGCGATCGAGGCCTTGTTCGCCCCCTATGAGGTCGGCCCCTATGCCGAAGGGGCCTACCAGATCCGCGTGCCGCAGGCGGTGCTGCGTGGCCTGATCAGCCCGGCCTATGCGGCGGATTTTTCGGGGGAACCCGTGCCGGCCCCCGTAGCTACCCAATGAACGAACCGTCGGCGTTTATCCGCGCCCACACCACCCCTCTGCCGGTCCCCTCTCTGCCCGACCTAAGCCTCTATCAGGCAGCGGAGGTGACGGCGCTTTGGCAAATGACCGAGGCCGAGCTGGCGCAAAATGGGGTGCCCCCTCCCTTCTGGGCCTTTCCGTGGGCGGGCGGTCAGGCGCTTGGCCTGTGGCTTCAGGAAAACCCACACGTCGTCCACGACAAACGCGTGCTCGATCTGGCCTGCGGGTCCGGGCTGGTTGGCATAGTGGCGGCGAAGCTGGGGGCGGCACAGGTCATCGCGAATGATATCGACCCATTTGCCGGGGCCGCCTTGGCACTTAACGCGGCGCTGAACGACGTGGACATTATCTATGATGGCGTTGACCGGCTATCGGGCGAGCCTACCGCCGTCGATGTCATCCTGGCCGGGGATATCTGCTACGAAGAGTCGATGACCGCCGCCATGCTGACATTTCTGCGCAAAGGCCGGTCGCAAGGTATCGCCGTCTATGTTGGCGACCCTCACCGCAACTACTTCCCCGGCGAAGGGTTTGCGCGACTGGCGACCTTCGACATCCATACCGACACCCAAATCGAAGACCGCGCGGTGAAACCCGCCAGCGTCTGGAGCCTGATATGAGCAAACATCACAAAATCGACTATGTTGAATGGCAGGCCACCGCCCTGCCCGAAACCAAAGCCTTCTACCATCAGGCGTTTGGCTGGACCTTTATTGATTACGGCCCAACCTATGCCGCCCTGTCCGAGGCCGGTCTGGATGGCGGTTTCGACGCCGATAACGGGCCGGTAAAGCCGCTGGTTATCCTCTATTCTGAAAACCTCGAAGCGTCACGCGACACGGTTGTCGCCGCGGGCGGACACCTCACGCAGGATATCTTCAGCTTCCCCGGTGGCCGGCGTTTTCATTTCACCGATCCGTCGGGCAATGAACTGGGCGTATGGAGCGACAAATAGGGGTTGCCGCCCCTGCCCCGGCTTGCCATAAGGGCCGGGGCCCCACTCGCGCGTATTGAAATGACCGACACCCTGCTTGCCGACGTCAAAACCCGCTGGACGCAAATCCGCCGCGGCAAATGGGGCGACGACTCTCTGATGCAGGCTCTGGGGCGCGAACCCGTTATGCGCTGGCTTATGGGATTTGCCGTCCTCTGTCTGGCCTGCTTCAACTTTGCGCGCGACCTCAATGATCCGCCCAGTGCCTTTTGGGACGAAAGCTACTACGTCACGGCGCTGGAACGCTACGAAGGCCACATCGCCTCCTACGCCTCGCATCCACCTCTGGGCTTCATGCTGATGAAGGTCGGGCGCGATCTTGTCGGAGACGCCAAAAACGCCGACAGTCGTTTTCTGGCTGAGGTCAAAAAGACCGACACCCGCAAAATCCCCAAAGGCTACAGCTTTACCGGCGTGCGCCTGATGGGGGGCCTGTTCGGCGCGGCTGGAGCCGTTCTGTTCTATCTGATCTGCCTGACGATAACGCGCGAAGCCTTTTCCGCCGCCATCTTCAGCCTGCTCTACGTGTTTGAAAACGCGCTGATTGTGCAATTTCGCGCCGGGCATCTCGATCCGTTTCAGATTACCTTTGCGCTGGGCGGCATACTGGTATGGCTACGCGCCTTCTGTGATCCGCAAAAGGACAGTTGGAAGCAGGCGGCACTGTTCGGGGCGCTGATCGGCCTCAGCTTTATGGTCAAGGTCAATACGATCGTCCTGCTGGCGCTTCCGGCTTTTACCGCCCTCCGCGACCTAAGCCGCAGCCGCTGGCCGATGGACCGCGCGATCGGCCATATCGCCGCCAAGGCCGTGGCCGTTTCCGCCAGCTTTGCCGCTATCACGGTCTCGATCTTTGTGCTGCACACCGTGCTCAACCCGGTGGCACCGGATTTCAAAAGCGATGCCGGACGCAAGGACGCCCCCTTCATCACCGAGCCTTACAAGGCGTGGCTGGAAAAGCGCGGCCCGCTGACGCCGCAGGTGCTCTACGATGCCACAAACGGCTATTTCCGCTTCATGAACAATGACTTCACCGGCATTGTCAAAACGGAAAAGAACGGTTCGAACCCGGCTCTGTGGCCGCTGATGCACAAGAACATTACCTATCGCTGGGACGCCCACAATGGCCGTACCAGCTATGTGCAGATGGCCGGCAACCTGTTCAACTGGACGCTGGGCGGGCTGGCGTTGCTAGCCACTCTGGTGCTTCTGGCACAGCGAACCTTCCAGAAAAAGCCGTGGCTCGATACGCACGATATGGACATAGCGGCGGCAATCGTCGGCATGTGGGTCGTCTTCATGCTAGTCCACATCTGGCTCGGCACGCAGCGGGTCATGTATATCTACCACTATTTTGCGGGCCTGCTGCTAAGCTTTATGCTTCTGCCCCTGCTCTATCAGGTGCTGAAAAGCCGCTTTGCCCGGATCGAAAAGCACAAGGACTACGCGCTGGGGGTTGTCTGTATCGGGGCCGCAGCGGGCTTTATGTGGATCGCCCCGCTGACTTACCATCAACCCCTAACTCGCGCCGCATGCGAAGCGCGCAATGTGCCTTTCAAAATGGTGCCCTGCCAGCCCCGGCTGAAACCGACCGCTTCTTCCTCATCTTAAGCGCGTGCCGTCTTTAAAAGGCCCTAAAGCCTGATAAGGTCTTCTGCATATCGAGGAGCTACGGATGACACTGAAGGCTTTGGCAGTGGGCGTAATGCTGGTGGTTGGGCTGAACGGCGCGGCGATAGCCGAGCCCTTGAAAGCCGGAGCGCCGGGTGCACAGTTCGCACACCTCTATTCCGACCTCCCCGTCGATCCACAGGCACGCTTTGGCCGCCTGTCCAATGGCATGACCTATGTCCTCTATCCCAACGCCGCTCAGCCGGGGAAGATGGTCATGCGCCTGCGCATCGGGGCCGGACCGCTGGATGAGGCCGACGAAGAGAGCGGCATCTCCTACCTCATCACCTTTATGGCCTTTTCGGGTTCGACCCACTACCCCGACGGCGACCTGTTCCGGCAGCTTGAGCGTCAGGGCATCCAGATGGGGGCGGGTCAGCAGACCCTGACCGAGGAAGGCGAAACCAGCTATCAAATCGCCTTGCCACGCAATGATGCGGCGACGCTCGATACCGGTTTCACGGTGATGTCGGACATGGCCTTCGGTTTGACCTTCCCCGAAACGGCGGATCAGCGCGACCGCGCGCTGGTGGTCACGCAACTAAACAATGCCGATCAGCCGGTGCGGCGCCGGTATGACGAGTGGTTGCGCACCGCCTTTGCCGGTCAACTCCTCCCAGAACGACCGCAAAAGGGTCTGCGCGACATCGTGCTCTACACGCCGCGCGAACAGGTCCGCCGCTTCTATGACACCAATTACCGCCCTGAGCGCGCCACCTTGATCATTGTGGGTGACATCGACGCCGCCGCGCTGGAAAAACGTATCGAAAAGACGTTCAGTGCGTGGAAGGCCAAGGCCCCAGCCCCGGCGGCGCGCGATGCCGGCGCCTACACACCCAAAGGACCGCGCGGCACCACCTATTTCGAGCCCGGCCTGCCGGAGATCATCGATATCGCCTGGCTTAAACCCGCCGAAACGCGCTTTCAGAACCGTGAGGCGGTGCGCGACATGATGCGTGAGCATCTGGCGCTGGCCGCGCTCGACAACCGGCTGGAGCGCGTCGCCGCCCGCCCGGATAGCGCCTTTGCCCGCGCTGGTCTCAACCGTCAGTCCTTTCAGCGAACCGGCGAAAGCCTCAGCCTGATGGTTATGCCCAAACCCGGTGAAACGCAAAAGGCCCTTAACGAGGCCCTGACCCTGTCGCGGCAGGTCGGCGAATACGGCTTCAGCGACGCGGAATTTGCCCGCGCCGCCGCCGATTATGAAGCCGGGCTGCGTCAGCGCGCCGACAGCGCCGCCACACGCTCAAACGAGTGGATAGCCGACATGATAGCGGGGTCTATCGGTGATCGCTACGTGATCAATTCCCCGGCGCAGGATCTGCAATTCTATCTGGACCTCAAGCCCGAACTGTCGCGTGATGCGGTCAATAGTTATATCAAGGCGCTGATGCAGCGCGATGGCCCGCTGATTTCGGTCAGCGGCCCCGCCCCGGTGGCCGGGCTGGATACCACAGCCCTCGAGAAGACGTATGCTGCGCTGAAAAACTTACCCGTCGCCGCACCGGAAGCCGAAACGGCCAAGGCCTGGGCCTATGCCGATTTCGGCGCACCGGTCGCGCCGGTCCGCACCGAACAGGATACGGCGCTGGGCACAACGCGCCTGACCTATGCCAATGGCGTAAAGGTGACGATCAAGCCGTCAAAGCTGCAAGCCGGGTCGGTGATGGTCAGTGTGCGCGCCCTCGGCGGGCTTAAGCGTTTGTCGCCCAAAACACCGGATGCGGCCTTCGCCCTGAACTTCTACGATATTTTTCAGGGTGGCCTGAAAAACATGTCAGCCAGCGAGATCGAAGAATCGCTGGCGGGCATGAATTTCGACCTCGCCTACCGCCTGACCGAAGACGCGGCCGTCCTGATAGGGCAAAGCACACCGCACGATTTTGCGCGCGAAATGCAGTTGCTGCGCGCCTTCTACTCAGACGCCGCCTTCGATCCGGCCTATCTGGAGCGTCTGCGCCACTCGATGCCGGCCTACTATACCTTCGCCTCGACCAACCCGTCGGGGGTCATGGCCATGCACCTGCCGCGGCTGGTCTATGATGGCGATGCACGCCTGACGCCGATGTCGCAGGCCGACATGCAGAGCCTCGGCAATGACCGTATCGCGGCACTGATCCGCAATTCGTTGCGCGACACCCCGTTGGAAATCGTCATTGTTGGTGACATCACGCCAGAACAGGCTCGCCCGGCGTTGGATGCCACCTTCGGCGTCCTGCCGCCCCTTCCAGCCCACTATACTCCCGCACCCGATGGAGGCGAGACGGCTCGCTTCCCGACCGCAGGCCTCTACAAGACCCTTTATCACCAGGGCAGCCCCGAACAGGCACTTATGATGATCGCCTTCCCCACTACCGACCGCTACAGCGACCCGAAGACCGGTCTGGGTCTCGACCTGCTGGCTGAGGTCCTGAGCCTGCGCCACTATGAGGCCGGGCGTGCCGAAACCGGCACCACCTATGTCCCTCTGGCCCGCCATGTGCCCTCCACAGGATTTAAAGCCTTCGGCTATCTATCGGCCACGGTGCAACTCTATCCGGGGGCCGAGAGCAGCTTCTATACCGGCTTCCTCAGCCTGATCGACGGGTTGAAAACCGCGCCGGTGACCGATGACGAACTGCTGCGCGGGCGTCAGTTGCTGTTGCGCCGCATGGCCGAAGAGGATCGCAATAACGGCTACTGGTTGGCGGCCCTGTCCGGCATCGACGCCAATGCCGGACAGCGTGACTACGTGCTAAAACGTCAGAACATGCTGAACAGCCTAACCCCCGCCGACCTTCAGGACTTAGCCAAACGCTATCTAGATCCGGCAAAGGCCTTGAAGACGGTGGTGTTACCTGTGCCGAAAGGCGACTCGAAGTCCTCATAACGCACTCATAACGCTGGCACGCCATTTGAACCCTCACAGGCGAACCGTCCCGGAACGGCACGCTTACAGATAGAACGAGGGATAACTCACATGGCTAACGATATCGACCTTCACCTGGGCAAGCGTCTGCGCCGCCGCCGCCGCCTGCTTGGTCTGACCCAACAGCAACTGGCCCTGGCCGTCGGCATCCGCTTCCA
Coding sequences:
- the ubiA gene encoding 4-hydroxybenzoate octaprenyltransferase yields the protein MTHDPLALPDAPKANWVDLYAPAPLRPWLRLGRFDRPIGIWLLFLPGAMGLVFGAADPLSPEVAYKLVLFALGSALMRGAGCAYNDFVDRDFDAQVERTRLRPIPSGQISPKQALLFVALSALISLVILLQLGPTAIWLGVASLGLVAAYPFMKRITWWPQAWLGLTFNWGFLMGVATMKGTLSLAAVLFYAGLIFWTLGYDTIYAYQDIEDDAMIGVKSSARALGAKGKSGVSLFYAAAVALTGIGAIVGGLSWPLYAGLAAVCLHLFWQVNTLRIDDNARLLKLFKANRDTGLLWVTAILIGHWSA
- a CDS encoding DUF3298 and DUF4163 domain-containing protein, whose translation is MRMRPHLLITVAFCALTLASCSRKDEARKDDAPPVAAAPLEFAQTTPDAEVKLTFPEAIKAFPDLHNRLYAEGQSELKAFGDQAAKDRKELSAAGSEPPPYFRSITWTLPAQSEHLASLYAEQSEFTGGAHPNANYQSVLWDKTAKQAIDARLLFAPNADLAAADAFLCRQIEAERSRRNQTPTTQTATGFTCPKLIDSHLALVASTSSGKIGAIEALFAPYEVGPYAEGAYQIRVPQAVLRGLISPAYAADFSGEPVPAPVATQ
- a CDS encoding class I SAM-dependent methyltransferase, producing the protein MNEPSAFIRAHTTPLPVPSLPDLSLYQAAEVTALWQMTEAELAQNGVPPPFWAFPWAGGQALGLWLQENPHVVHDKRVLDLACGSGLVGIVAAKLGAAQVIANDIDPFAGAALALNAALNDVDIIYDGVDRLSGEPTAVDVILAGDICYEESMTAAMLTFLRKGRSQGIAVYVGDPHRNYFPGEGFARLATFDIHTDTQIEDRAVKPASVWSLI
- a CDS encoding VOC family protein, with protein sequence MSKHHKIDYVEWQATALPETKAFYHQAFGWTFIDYGPTYAALSEAGLDGGFDADNGPVKPLVILYSENLEASRDTVVAAGGHLTQDIFSFPGGRRFHFTDPSGNELGVWSDK
- a CDS encoding ArnT family glycosyltransferase; amino-acid sequence: MTDTLLADVKTRWTQIRRGKWGDDSLMQALGREPVMRWLMGFAVLCLACFNFARDLNDPPSAFWDESYYVTALERYEGHIASYASHPPLGFMLMKVGRDLVGDAKNADSRFLAEVKKTDTRKIPKGYSFTGVRLMGGLFGAAGAVLFYLICLTITREAFSAAIFSLLYVFENALIVQFRAGHLDPFQITFALGGILVWLRAFCDPQKDSWKQAALFGALIGLSFMVKVNTIVLLALPAFTALRDLSRSRWPMDRAIGHIAAKAVAVSASFAAITVSIFVLHTVLNPVAPDFKSDAGRKDAPFITEPYKAWLEKRGPLTPQVLYDATNGYFRFMNNDFTGIVKTEKNGSNPALWPLMHKNITYRWDAHNGRTSYVQMAGNLFNWTLGGLALLATLVLLAQRTFQKKPWLDTHDMDIAAAIVGMWVVFMLVHIWLGTQRVMYIYHYFAGLLLSFMLLPLLYQVLKSRFARIEKHKDYALGVVCIGAAAGFMWIAPLTYHQPLTRAACEARNVPFKMVPCQPRLKPTASSSS
- a CDS encoding M16 family metallopeptidase → MTLKALAVGVMLVVGLNGAAIAEPLKAGAPGAQFAHLYSDLPVDPQARFGRLSNGMTYVLYPNAAQPGKMVMRLRIGAGPLDEADEESGISYLITFMAFSGSTHYPDGDLFRQLERQGIQMGAGQQTLTEEGETSYQIALPRNDAATLDTGFTVMSDMAFGLTFPETADQRDRALVVTQLNNADQPVRRRYDEWLRTAFAGQLLPERPQKGLRDIVLYTPREQVRRFYDTNYRPERATLIIVGDIDAAALEKRIEKTFSAWKAKAPAPAARDAGAYTPKGPRGTTYFEPGLPEIIDIAWLKPAETRFQNREAVRDMMREHLALAALDNRLERVAARPDSAFARAGLNRQSFQRTGESLSLMVMPKPGETQKALNEALTLSRQVGEYGFSDAEFARAAADYEAGLRQRADSAATRSNEWIADMIAGSIGDRYVINSPAQDLQFYLDLKPELSRDAVNSYIKALMQRDGPLISVSGPAPVAGLDTTALEKTYAALKNLPVAAPEAETAKAWAYADFGAPVAPVRTEQDTALGTTRLTYANGVKVTIKPSKLQAGSVMVSVRALGGLKRLSPKTPDAAFALNFYDIFQGGLKNMSASEIEESLAGMNFDLAYRLTEDAAVLIGQSTPHDFAREMQLLRAFYSDAAFDPAYLERLRHSMPAYYTFASTNPSGVMAMHLPRLVYDGDARLTPMSQADMQSLGNDRIAALIRNSLRDTPLEIVIVGDITPEQARPALDATFGVLPPLPAHYTPAPDGGETARFPTAGLYKTLYHQGSPEQALMMIAFPTTDRYSDPKTGLGLDLLAEVLSLRHYEAGRAETGTTYVPLARHVPSTGFKAFGYLSATVQLYPGAESSFYTGFLSLIDGLKTAPVTDDELLRGRQLLLRRMAEEDRNNGYWLAALSGIDANAGQRDYVLKRQNMLNSLTPADLQDLAKRYLDPAKALKTVVLPVPKGDSKSS